From Candoia aspera isolate rCanAsp1 chromosome 4, rCanAsp1.hap2, whole genome shotgun sequence, a single genomic window includes:
- the FAM83E gene encoding protein FAM83E, with protein MAGSQIRCLESEEPYVKVTESNPEFYYCERQRLALEALLAKGQEAFSQCLSHEKLRPFLSDGELQELKAAATADDLQAPPSGGAGTYSFGTKGSSLSYWPQRSDDPPPDLDLGWPDKGVWKGITRAEVYTHPPGEGAPHIKELVRRCIQQASKVIAIVMDVFTDPDILLDLYDAAIRRRVPVYLVLNQQNLPSFLSMAEKTCLNVRHTENLRVRTLCGCTFQSRSQKQITGTLKEKFLLVDGEVAITGSYSFTWTDARLNRHLVTRLTGEVTEAFDQEFRTLYAASCPLPALETPPRPQLAPMAQLPSTNGPDVTPYISVLDGVQLSNRIAERRSVAPQPVAKSRAGEWELVLASPATAEDPMLPPSPPKVSLRNQLAAWRGVDHSGGGQRRPSDGPSALSDIFRNVQRSRLSVAKTTGARPSKSLWDLSCLSQLSGSSATGWGRNGIDSAEEAKKWGYQGTPAKELMKHRGSGHVPEEPRMPFYMAHGRMTPSPGYTPLGRLQGQLYNKPPNIGLPRTWGHLARPQYGHQPRF; from the exons ATGGCTGGTTCCCAGATCCGCTGCCTGGAGAGTGAAGAGCCGTATGTTAAGGTGACTGAGTCAAACCCTGAATTTTATTACTGTGAACGTCAGCGGTTGGCCCTGGAAGCTCTACTTGCCAAAGGCCAGGAAGCCTTCAGTCAATGCCTTTCCCATGAAAAGCTGCGTCCCTTTCTGTCAGACGGTGAATTGCAGGaattaaaagcagcagcaactgcAGATGATTTGCAGGCTCCCCCTTCAGGCGGAGCAGGAACTTACAGCTTTGGAACGAAGGGATCAAGTCTCAGCTACTGGCCTCAGCGTTCAGATGATCCACCTCCAGATCTGGACCTAGGGTGGCCAGACAAGGGGGTTTGGAAGGGGATTACCCGAGCAGAGGTCTATACTCACCCACCAGGAGAAGGAGCACCACATATCAAGGAACTGGTACGCAGATGTATCCAACAAGCCAGCAAG gTGATTGCTATAGTCATGGATGTTTTCACAGATCCCGATATTCTCTTAGACCTGTATGATGCAGCAATCAGGCGGCGGGTACCGGTCTACCTTGTGCTAAACCAGCAgaatcttccctccttcctttccatgGCCGAGAAAACTTGCCTTAATGTCCGTCACACAGAG AACCTGAGAGTCAGAACCCTCTGTGGTTGTACCTTCCAAAGCAGATCCCAAAAACAGATCACAGGAACCTTGAAGGAGAAGTTTCTCTTGGTTGATGGAGAAGTGGCAATCACTGGCAGCTATAG CTTCACATGGACCGATGCTCGCTTGAACCGCCACCTGGTCACTCGCCTTACAGGAGAAGTGACTGAAGCATTTGACCAGGAATTCCGCACTTTGTATGCTGCTTCCTGCCCCCTGCCAGCCCTGGAGACGCCCCCTCGCCCCCAGCTTGCTCCCATGGCACAGCTACCAAGCACCAATGGGCCAGATGTGACCCCATATATCAGCGTCTTGGATGGGGTGCAGCTGTCCAATCGAATTGCAGAGCGGCGCTCAGTGGCCCCTCAACCTGTGGCCAAGAGCCGGGCAGGCGAGTGGGAACTAGTATTAGCTTCACCAGCTACTGCTGAAGATCCcatgctgcccccctcccctcccaaagTATCTCTCCGAAACCAACTTGCAGCATGGCGGGGTGTGGACCATTCTGGAGGGGGCCAACGGAGACCCTCTGATGGGCCCAGTGCTCTTAGTGATATCTTCAGGAATGTCCAACGAAGCCGACTCTCCGTTGCCAAAACGACCGGTGCCCGCCCTAGTAAGTCATTATGGGACCTCAGCTGTTTGAGCCAGCTGTCTGGGTCCAGTGCAACTGGCTGGGGACGAAATGGGATAGACTctgctgaagaagctaaa AAGTGGGGCTATCAAGGTACACCAGCAAAGGAGCTGATGAAACACCGAGGGTCTGGCCATGTCCCAGAAGAACCAAGAATGCCTTTTTACATGGCCCATGGGCGCATGACTCCATCTCCTGGGTACACACCTCTAGGAAGACTACAAGGACAGCTATACAATAAACCTCCCAATATAGGTCTACCCAGGACTTGGGGACATCTGGCAAGACCCCAATATGGGCATCAGCCACGGTTTTGA
- the SPACA4 gene encoding sperm acrosome membrane-associated protein 4: MKYPVQVSLVCLLVCLLPSTFSKDCVFCEITSSTICPGLRMSCAEDEDCFVGEGVALGVSEIQNKGCTRSINCGKEQPISYMGITYSLVTNCCKGNLCNATQSLRAPSLILQFALISLLLGFL; the protein is encoded by the coding sequence ATGAAGTATCCTGTGCAAGTGAGCCTTGTATGCCTTTTGGTTTGCTTGTTGCCTTCCACCTTCTCCAAGGATTGTGTCTTCTGTGAAATCACTTCCTCAACGATTTGTCCTGGCCTCAGGATGAGCTGCGCTGAAGACGAAGACTGCTTTGTGGGTGAAGGGGTTGCCTTGGGTGTTTCAGAGATTCAGAACAAGGGGTGTACCCGCTCCATCAACTGTGGCAAAGAGCAGCCCATTTCCTACATGGGGATCACCTACAGCTTGGTCACCAACTGCTGTAAGGGGAACTTGTGCAACGCGACTCAGTCCCTGAGAGCCCCCTCCCTCATCCTGCAGTTTGCCCTCATCAGCCTCCTGCTGGGGTTCCTCTGA